The region ATAAGATATCACAACAAGGAATTGAGGTGGATAAAGGCGAAGGTCTCCACTATCGAGCAGTGCCTCCCCAACTCGGTGAAGGCCATTCGGGGTTTTTGGgccatgcaggtttttacagaagattcgTCAAGGATTTTTCCTTAATTGCCAGACCACTTACAAAGCTCCTTGAGAAGGACGCGGCCTTTGAGTTCAGTGATGAGTGTATGGCCGCTTTCCTTACCCTCAAGAAAAACTTTGTTGAGGCCCCGATCACCGTGTCCCACGATTGGAATTTTAcccttttgaactcatgtgcgaTGCTAGCGACTTGCATGATGAGGGGCGATTCTTAGGGCGGCGCCGAGGGGTCATTTTCACCTATATACTACGCAAGCAAGACATTGAATGGTGCTCGGGAAAAATTACACTACCAGCGAGAAAAGAAATGCTTGCTATggttttgcatttgacaagtttCGTTCATATTTGGTGTTATCGAAGGTGATCGTATTCACCCGATCATTCCAGCTCGAAATATTTGTTGAGTAAGCGGGATGCAAAACCTCGTACGATCCGGTGGGTACTCTTGCTTGAGGTCGATTTAGAGATAAAGGATAAGCGGGGGGCCGAAAACCTAGCCGCCGACCACTTATCTCATCTTGTGACCCCATCGGAGAGCACCAACGAAAGGATGGAGATAAATGATTGTTTTCCTGATGAGCAGTTGTTTAGTATCCGGGTGCTGTAAGAAGAAGAAACTCCGTGGTTCGCTGATTATGCAAACTTTCTTGGTGCCGGGACGCGTCCAGTTGGGCTAActtatcaacaaaagaaaaagttctaCTCTGATCTGAAATACTCCTTTTGGGAAGATCcttatttgtttagaacttgcGCTGATCAGGTGGTGAGGAGGTGTGTATCTCATTCAGAAGGGTATTCTATCTTGGAGCATTGTCATGCCGGTCCCACTGGGGGACATTACATTGCCAACCGGACAACCAGGAAAATTCTAGATGCGGGATTTTATTGGCCTTCCATTTTTCAAGACGCACGCAGTTTGTTCAGCAGCTGCGATAGGTGCCAGCGGATTTGGGAATATTTcaaggagagatgagatgccgCAATCCACGGACCCAAGCTTGTGAAGTATTTGATGTGTgagaattgatttcatgggacctttCCCTAGTTCCCGTGGTAATCGGTTCATTTTTGGTTCTTAGTGGttatgtctctaaatgggtggaagcacaGGCGTTCCCACAAGTGATCCGCagtggtagtaaaatttttgaaaaaagctATTCTCCGGGTTTGGTACACGAGCGACTCATCGTCGATCAGGgggactcatttttgtaattcgCAATTTTGCAAACACGTTGAAGCGATATGGGAGTATCACCACGGTTGCAACTCCATATCACcctcaaactagtgggcaagttgaAGTCTCTAACTATGCAATTGAAGCGAATTTTTGGAGAAATGCGTGAGTCGGCACGGAAGGATTGGACAGATCATTTGGATGATGCCCTTTGGGCATATCGGACAGCGTATAAGACACCCTTGGAGCAAACCCTTATAAAGTCGGTCTACAGGgaagcttgccatttacccgtTGAATTGGAACTTATAAAAGCGTCTTGGGCTATTAAGCAAATAAATTTTGACCCTCATCTAATCGGCCATGAGAGGAAGTTCCAACTAAgcgagttggatgaatggcgcaCTATGGCATATGACAATTCCTTGTTGTACAAGAAAAGGATTAAGGAGTATCATGACCGACACATCAAACAAGGTAAGCACTTCAAGGGAAGGGGACCAAGTTCTCCTCTTCAATTCAAAGGTTCATGACTCTTCCGGGAAGTTAAAATCTAGGTGGCACGGGCCCTTCACAGTTTCTCAAGTCTTTCCCCATGGCGCCATCGAGATAACTCATCCGGAGAAAGGCACATTTAAGGTTAACG is a window of Dioscorea cayenensis subsp. rotundata cultivar TDr96_F1 chromosome 5, TDr96_F1_v2_PseudoChromosome.rev07_lg8_w22 25.fasta, whole genome shotgun sequence DNA encoding:
- the LOC120260034 gene encoding uncharacterized protein LOC120260034, which encodes MGVSPRLQLHITLKLVGKLKSLTMQLKRIFGEMRESARKDWTDHLDDALWAYRTAYKTPLEQTLIKSVYREACHLPVELELIKASWAIKQINFDPHLIGHERKFQLSELDEWRTMAYDNSLLYKKRIKEYHDRHIKQGWTPRQRIKLASVHVSPHLSWKKMEFALHEHWARFE